A genomic segment from Malaclemys terrapin pileata isolate rMalTer1 chromosome 1, rMalTer1.hap1, whole genome shotgun sequence encodes:
- the LOC128830464 gene encoding perilipin-3-like: MASNGKETTMASPEHGEEEQQNVLRRVASLPLVNSAYDLAATAYASTKESHPYVRSICDLAEKGVTSITSVAVSSAQPVVTKLEPEVTTAEECASEVPDKVEDNLPIPQQTADEVTSEAQELASSRLTDVKETMSRMVDITKEAVQDSMKSTKSVVTDSMSTVVESRMGQLAISGMEAVLEKSEELLDHYLPMTDEELAELAESVEGAEVSSAQPQEGRSYFVRLGSLSTKLRQRAYRYSLNKMRDTSQSIREALSQLHQTMGLIEYLKQGVTLQEVQEKFHHIWVSWNRKQTKGSEIKDLAKPEMESETLAMSRSIIQQLQDACQMLVSSIQGLPTNFQDKVQQVYHNMEELHASFSTAHSFRDLSSSLLTQSQEMVTKAQEYVDELMAYMMANTPLSWVVGPFTPSDKVSADSIEPQNQENEAEEAEVLTASKAKEDL; encoded by the exons ATGGCTTCtaatggaaaagagacaactatggCATCCCCAGAGCATGGAGAGGAAGAGCAACAG AATGTCTTGAGGAGGGTGGCCAGCCTACCTTTAGTCAACTCTGCCTATGATCTGGCTGCCACTGCCTACGCCTCCACCAAGGAGAGCCATCCCTATGTGAGGTCCATCTGTGACCTGGCAGAGAAGGGAGTGACGTCCATAACCAGTGTTGCAGTTAGCAGTGCACAGCCAGTTGTAACTAAGCTTGAACCTGAGG TGACAACAGCAGAGGAGTGTGCTTCTGAAGTACCTGACAAAGTGGAGGATAATCTACCAATCCCTCAACAGACTGCTGATGAG GTTACATCTGAAGCACAGGAGTTGGCATCTTCCAGACTGACAGATGTCAAGGAGACCATGAGCAGAATGGTAGATATAACCAAAGAGGCTGTGCAGGACAGTATGAAGAGCACCAAATCAGTGGTAACTGACAGCATGAGCACAGTTGTGGAATCAAGAATGGGCCAATTGGCCATAAGTGGAATGGAAGCAGTGCTGGAGAAATCTGAAGAGCTCTTGGATCACTATCTTCCCATGACAGATGAGGAACTAG CTGAGCTTGCTGAATCTGTGGAAGGGGCTGAAGTGTCTTCAGCACAACCACAAGAAGGTCGGAGCTACTTCGTGCGGTTAGGTTCCCTGTCAACCAAACTTCGCCAACGTGCCTACCGCTATTCCCTAAACAAGATGAGAGATACCAGTCAGAGCATCAGAGAGGCTCTTTCCCAGCTTCATCAAACCATGGGACTG ATTGAATACCTTAAGCAAGGTGTTACTCTTCAAGAAGTCCAGGAGAAGTTCCATCACATATGGGTGAGCTGGAATAGAAAGCAGACAAAAGGCAGTGAGATCAAAGATCTGGCAAAACCAGAG ATGGAGTCTGAGACTTTGGCTATGTCCCGCAGCATTATCCAGCAGCTGCAGGATGCCTGCCAGATGCTAGTATCCAGCATTCAAGGTCTCCCCACCAACTTTCAGGATAAGGTGCAACAGGTGTATCACAACATGGAAGAGCTGCATGCTTCCTTCTCCACTGCCCATTCCTTCCGGGATCTGTCCAGCAGCCTCCTAACCCAGAGCCAGGAGATGGTGACCAAGGCCCAGGAATATGTAGATGAGCTGATGGCATACATGATGGCAAATACTCCTCTGTCTTGGGTTGTGGGACCCTTCACCCCATCTGACAAGGTGTCTGCAGATTCCATTGAACCACAAAACCAAGAAAATGAGGCTGAGGAAGCTGAAGTCCTCACAGCATCCAAGGCTAAGGAGGACCTGTGA